Proteins encoded by one window of Haematobia irritans isolate KBUSLIRL chromosome 2, ASM5000362v1, whole genome shotgun sequence:
- the LOC142227099 gene encoding protein peste-like, with amino-acid sequence MPQKSRDMRIWSSSSRQALLVGTLGFILGICGILCGMFWEQIFNGILNKQMVLRPDSMVYDKWKNPPVALNLDIYLYNWTNSEDFANTSTKPILEQCGPYRFIEKPDKVDIDWNNKNSSVTYRRKSYFYFDAAGSNGSLDDEIITLNAVALSAGAKTKYWDAMNTRLVNMGLTVYNQQMTVTKTVDELLFTGYSDDMITTARTMTSMFGKKVEVPFDKFGWFYTRNGSADLTGVFNVFTGADDISRLGQMHNWNYKSHSGFFESHCGMINGSGGEFYPPNLTPDSIVGLFSPDMCRTIPLDYAETVEIEGIKGYKYTGGPRSVDNGTLYPENACFCGGECVPSGVMNVSSCRFGTPVFMSFPHFYQADPYYVNQVEGLNPNKDQHEFYMILEPRTGVALEVAARFQVNMLVEPLKGVSLYEDVPRTFLPLIWFEQRVRITPELASDLKMIPRVLLGGQIFAAILLAIGIVMLVWFPVQHLCLSRRHRNSITLHNSENGKFGQQATSCELKPLHTPPKSPAIPKQISEECKPDHSPLLEKSIKAVVITDKLNSGGSSSLNDKNIQN; translated from the exons ATGCCACAGAAATCGAGAGATATGCGTATATGGAGTTCCTCAAGTCGTCAAGCGCTATTGGTAGGCACATTAGGCTTTATACTGGGCATATGCGGAATTCTATGTGGAATGTTCTGGGAACAAATATTCAATGGCATATTAAATAAG CAAATGGTCCTTCGACCTGATTCAATGGTTTAtgacaaatggaaaaatccaccggtAGCTTTAAATTTAGACATCTACTTATATAATTGGACAAAttcggaagattttgcaaataccTCAACAAAACCAATACTGGAGCaatgtggtccatatcgcttTATCGAAAAGCCTGACAAAGTAGATATCGAttggaacaataaaaattcttCAGTAACATATAGaagaaaaagttatttctattttgatgCTGCTGGCAGCAATGGAAGTCTTGACGATGAGATTATAACACTCAATGCTGTAGCATTG TCAGCTGGGGCTAAGACAAAATATTGGGATGCCATGAATACACGGCTGGTAAATATGGGTCTGACTGTATATAATCAACAAATGACTGTTACGAAAACAGTCGATGAATTACTCTTTACCGGCTATAGTGATGATATGATTACAACAGCACGAACGATGACAAGTATGTTTGGTAAAAAGGTAGAAGTGCCATTTGATAAATTTGGATGGTTTTATACG cGTAATGGAAGTGCCGATTTGACAGGGGTCTTTAATGTGTTTACTGGAGCCGATGATATATCTCGTTTAGGTCAAATGCATAATTGGAATTATAAATCACACAGTGGTTTCTTTGAATCGCATTGTGGCATGATTAATGGTTCCGGAGGCGAGTTTTATCCACCGAATTTAACACCAGATAGCATTGTTGGGTTATTTAGTCCTGATATGTGTCGTACCATACCATTGGATTATGCAGAGACAGTGGAAATTGAAGGTATCAAAGGTTACAAGTATACTGGAGGTCCAAGATCAGTTGATAATG ggACTTTATATCCAGAAAATGCATGCTTTTGTGGCGGTGAATGTGTTCCATCTGGTGTTATGAATGTTTCATCATGCCGTTTCGGTACACCCGTCTTCATGTCTTTTCCACATTTCTATCAAGCTGATCCATATTATGTTAATCAGGTTGAAGGATTGAACCCAAACAAAGATCAACATGAATTTTATATGATATTAGAACCGCGAACAGGTGTTGCTCTAGAAGTTGCTGCTCGTTTTCAAGTTAATATGTTAGTGGAACCACTTAAAGGAGTCAG tttgTACGAAGATGTTCCACGAACATTTCTTCCATTGATTTGGTTTGAACAGAGAGTACGAATCACACCAGAATTGGCATCGGATTTAAAAATGATACCACGTGTTCTATTGGGTGGACAAATATTCGCAGCCATTCTATTGGCAATTGGTATTGTAATGTTGGTATGGTTCCCAGTACAGCATTTATGCCTAAGCCGAAGACATCGCAATTCAATAACACTTCACAATAGTGAAAATggtaaatttggtcaacaagCCACATCATGCGAATTAAAACCTCTGCATACTCCTCCAAAGTCTCCTGCCATACCAAAGCAAATAAGTGAAGAATGTAAGCCAGATCACTCACCACTCTTGGAGAAATCAATAAAGGCTGTGGTAATAACTGATAAATTAAATTCTGGTGGTAGTAGTAGTTTAAATGACAAAAATATCCAGAATTAA
- the LOC142227090 gene encoding uncharacterized protein LOC142227090: MVTSKEISHIQPTMAHILDLNDDCLEMILRRLDVIQQYQISRLHTRFKQIIKVLWRCKLNHVVIYPELLENIDDETFVEFMQEVAPHMNRLIIRHCDIRYIRLLNDLVFTQTECFSWMGANSSGLVNSGEEEELGRGQENQFLDEDVNMLSRIFPKIRSLKLRSCQITGKYLSKLTSLKQLSLDSCQCLESENFQEVFQELKLRKFDIMEDCDEINCCDLIELKKCPTLEHIKIADYHLCFDTDIVNDILRMPLLKKLSIYSKNFVFDVLERISKTNLKQIEAFKFNGVLHNFDRFFRELHHMRHLRKLSFYECRGYDIEGIRDHMLREISKQFSELEEIHLCSCDLESERGILSFVQNCIKLKLINLTSCRKGITELVIWRCMDMMKKQKWRTTGLEMWLKDTEIDKMILEDPRYMYNNRFLKLDFKQSLQDSNPPGVLKFTFTT, encoded by the exons ATGGTAACATCAAAAG AAATATCCCATATACAACCGACAATGGCCCACATATTGGATTTAAACGATGATTGCTTGGAAATGATTTTGCGTCGATTGGATGTTATTCAACAGTACCAGATATCCAGATTACATACAAGATTCAAGCAGATTATCAAAGTCCTTTGGCGCTGCAAATTGAATCATGTGGTCATATACCCCGAGCTTCTAGAGAATATAGATGATGAGACATTTGTGGAGTTTATGCAGGAAGTTGCACCACACATGAATAGACTGATTATCAGACACTGTGATATAAGATATATACGATTGTTAAACGATTTGGTGTTCACTCAGACTGAATGTTTCAGTTGGATGGGTGCGAACTCGTCGGGTCTTGTAAACTCTGGTGAGGAAGAAGAACTTGGCAGGGGTCAAGAAAATCAATTCTTAGATGAAGATGTTAATATGCTCAGTAGAATATTTCCCAAAATAAGATCTCTGAAATTAAGATCATGTCAAATAACTGGTAAATATTTATCCAAGTTAACGTCTCTGAAACAATTATCCTTGGATTCATGTCAGTGCCTCGAATCGGAAAATTTCCAAGAAGTATTTCAAGAATTAAAACTgcgaaaatttgatattatggaAGACTGTGATGAAATTAACTGTTGTGATTTGATAGAACTCAAAAAGTGTCCCACTCTGGAACATATTAAGATTGCAGATTACCATTTGTGTTTCGACACCGATATTGTCAATGATATTTTACGTATGCCCCTACTCAAGAAGCTATCAATATATTCGAAAAATTTCGTCTTTGATGTCCTCGAAAGAATATCAAAAACTAATCTCAAACAAATTGAGGCCTTTAAATTCAATGGAGTCTTGCataattttgatagattttttcgTGAACTACATCATATGAGACACTTGAGAAAACTTTCATTTTATGAATGTCGAGGCTACGACATTGAAGGTATACGTGATCATATGCTGAGGGAAATAAGTAAACAATTCTCCGAATTGGAAGAAATCCATCTGTGCTCCTGTGATTTGGAAAGCGAGCGTGGTATATtgagttttgtacaaaattgcatcaaattgaAATTGATCAATTTGACCAGTTGCCGCAAGGGTATTACGGAGTTGGTGATATGGCGATGTATGGATatgatgaaaaaacaaaaatggcgAACGACAGGATTGGAAATGTGGCTAAAAGATACTGAAATAGATAAAATGATATTGGAG GATCCACGTTATATGTACAATAATCGGTTTCTCAAACTTGACTTTAAACAATCTCTTCAAGATTCAAATCCACCAGGAGTTCTTAAATTTACTTTTACTacctaa